The Epinephelus moara isolate mb unplaced genomic scaffold, YSFRI_EMoa_1.0 scaffold4470, whole genome shotgun sequence genome segment GTCACTTGAACCAactttaggacgataggagacgggttgaaataaaccgaaatttccctttaacacagCCAATCGGAGACCAGCACGTTGAACAGACTTCCTGTTTTTGTGATGTAAACTTCCTgatggtgtttttgtttgtggcTTCTATCAGGTATCACCTGGCGACAGGAAGTGGTGATAACACCTGTAAGGTTTGGGAGCTGAGGAACAGGAAGTGTCTGTACACAGTCCCCGCCCATCAGAACCTGCTGTCGGCCGTCCGATTCCAACGTAAATTTATTTACatctattatattatatttgttgtttttaatttgattttgtttattttgaattttatatcctttttttattatcctatcttttatttttgttaactcttttctcttattttatgatttttcttttttcacttaATTTTGTTTGTCACTCTTTCTTTGgttaaaaacttttttctgtTGAACTTGttatctgtttcctgtttatgtCTCTGACCTCATTGACTGTTTTTCTGTAGCCACGgatggtcacttcctgttgacTGGAGCGTATGACA includes the following:
- the wdr38 gene encoding WD repeat-containing protein 38 codes for the protein MVFLFVASIRYHLATGSGDNTCKVWELRNRKCLYTVPAHQNLLSAVRFQPTDGHFLLTGAYDNTAKVWSHPGWTPLKTLAGHEGKVMGVDVSPDGKLIATSSYDRTFKLWLSE